Within the Mycobacteriales bacterium genome, the region CCTACCTGCTGGTGCTCGCCGGGCTAGCCACAAAGATCGGCTGGGCGCCGGTGCACAACTGGCTGCCGGACGCGCACTCGGAAGCGCCGCCACCGGTCTCGGCGCTACTGTCCGGGGCACTCCTTCCGGCGGCTCTCCTCGTCGCCTGGCGAGTCGAGCAGGCGCTCGCTCCGGTGTTGGGTCGGGAAGCCGCGCAGCGCGCCCTGATCGGCTTCGGCATGGTGTCGCTCGCCGTGGCTGTGCCCTTTCTGTGGCAGGCGTTGGCCTGGAAGCGTCTGCTGGCCTACTCGAGTCTCGAGCACATGGGAGTGATTGCGCTCGGCATCGGCTTCGGGACGCCGCTGGCGCTCGCCGGTGTCGCAGTGCACATAGTCGGGCACGCCGTGGCCAAGGCCCTGGGCTTCTACGCGGCGATTCCGCTGCTTGACCATGAGCCGCGCTCCGGCGGGCACGCCGCGGTCGGGATCGGCCGGAGCGCCCCACCGCTGGGTGCCGCCATGGGAATCTCCCTGGGTTCACTCGCCGGGCTCCCGCCGTCCCCGTTGTTCGCCAGCGAGCTACTGATCCTTGCTGGTGGCGTCGCCAGCGGCCATGCCCTTGCCGCTGCCATAGCCACGGTACTGCTCGCTCTGGGCTTCCTTGGCCTTGCGCACACACTGCTGGAGGTCGTCGCGGGCAAATCCAGGCGCCACAACCAGGCCCGGCCAGCCGGCCTTGCACCAGTCGTCCGGCTGGCCTGCGTCTCCGTGGCGCTGCTGCTGGGTCTGCTGGCCGTGGCTTTCACCCTGCCGAGTACTGCGTTCATCAGCGCGCTGATGCGAGGTGCGGCATGACGCCGCCCGGCGATGCCTACCTCGACCGGATCGCCACCGCGGTTGCCGACGGCGAGCAGTTCGCCGGCCTCTACGCCACCAGCGACAGGCAGATGGTCCGCACCGTGTGGATCGCCGCGGATGGCACACCGCGGCCCGAATCGATCGCCGTCGTCGACGGCAGCGTGCCCTCGATCGTCGGCCTCGTTCCGGCAGCGGGATGGGACGAACGAGAGGCCCACGACAGCTACCGGATCGAATTCGACGGTCACCAGCCGCTCCGGCCACTGATCGATCACGACGCGCCGTTGGAACGCTGGACAGTGCCGATCCGAGGGCAGGGCACCTACCAGGTCGCCGTCGGCCCGATCCACGCCGGCGTGATCGAGTCCGGTCACTTCCGGTTCCACGTCGTCGGAGACCGAATCCTGCACGTCGACGCCCAGCTGTTCTACAAACACCGAGGGCTGGAGAAGGCAGCGGAGGGATCATCGCTTCCCGACGGCATGGCGTTCGTCTCACGCGCCTGTGCCGGCTGTTCGGTCGCCAATGCGCTGGCCTACGCACACGCCTGCGAACAGGTGTCTGGGCAGCGTCCAACCGACGAGCTGCGTCGGGTCCGAACCATCCTGGCCGAGTTGGAACGGGTGTGGAACCATCTCAACGACATCGCCGCCGTCTGCGCCGGCGTCGGACTTGCCGCCGGCAACACAACGTTCGCCGCGCTCACCGAACGCGCCCGCCGACTCAACGCGACGCTCACCGAGCACCGTTTCCTATTCGGAGCCGTCCACTTCGGGCACAGCCCGCTGGAGTGGACATCCGACACGGTGCAGGCGACCGCCACAGAGCTGGCAGCGCTGTGCAGCGCAGCCACCCGAGGTTGGCGCGAACTCGCGTTCAACACGTCGTTTCAAGACCGACTACTCGACATAGGGGTGCTGGACCCGGCTGACGCCAGCCGGCTCGGTGTGGTCGGGCCGGCCGCCCGCGCCGCAGGCCTGGCCGACGACGTTCGGACGCACGCCGACCGGCTCTGTTATGGAGGGTTTCTCCCCGTCTCACCGGATCGGGCAACCGGCGACGTGCGGAGCCGGTTCGAGCAGCGAGGGCTCGAGCTGTGGCAGTCCTTCACGATTCTCGACCAGCTTCTGGACCGACCGGTCCTCCCGAGCCGCGCGACGGGCGAAACCGATCCGCAGCCGATCGCCGTCGGCATCGTCGAGAGTCCGCGCGGTCGGACTACTTGCGCAGTGGAGGCCGTAGACGGGCGAGTAAGTCGACTGCACCTGCGCACCGGCTCCTACGCGAACTGGCCGGCGGTAACCGCCGCCGCGGCCGGCAACCTGCTGCCCGACTTTCCGTTGATCAACAAGAGCTTCGAACTCTGCTACGCCTGCGTGGACCGCTGATGATCACATTGCTTCGTGATCTGCGGCACCTGCGGCACCGCCTGAACCTGAGCCGGCCTCACCCGGGTGGCAGCCTCGCGATCCGGCACTGCGACGCCGGCTCCTGCAATGGGTGCGAACACGAACTCACCCTCACCGCCAGCCCCTACTACGACCTGCAGCGATACGGACTGAACATCGTCGCCTCCCCGCGACACGCCGACGTCCTGCTCGTCACCGGCGCAGTGACCTCGCGGATGCACGAGGCGCTGCGTACCGCCTACCACGCAATGCCCGAACCTCGCCGGGTCGCTGCCGTAGGCGAGTGCGCCCTCGGCCAAGACCTGCTCGGCACGCCAGCGGAGATCATCGGTGCCGTGGACACCGTCATCCCCGTCGACCTGCGCATCCCCGGATGTCCACCCACACCCGAAGTCATCGCCGAAGCCCTTTTTGGCCTGCTCGCCTGGCGTGCCTGAACGGGCGACCGCAGTCCAAGCAACTTCCGTGTAATCGGCCGGTCTGGGCGCCATAAGGGCAAGCGGACGCAACCGCGCCCACCTGACCAGGTTCGTCTCAGCCGGTACGTGTCACCCGTTGCGCGTGGCGCGGAAGCTCGAATCGTCGCCGAGGTGGAAGGAGATGTGGCCTCGCCGCGACCTGTCCCCCTCAACCACCGCCCAGCCGCGACCGGTGGCGGGATCACCCTCGTCGAAACCTGCCCATGAGAACTCCATGCCCCTTGAAGGCGCCGAACAAGCACACCGACTTCCTCGTCATCGGGGACGGGTTCGTCGGAACCTTCGCCGCAGAGTTCCACACAGGCAAGGCGGCCGTGGCCGTGCGAATCAAAACCAAGGGTGGGCACATCGAGGTGCTCACCGAAGGAGGCCTCCTAGAACTGCTTGCCGAAACGACGACCTCGGGATCGCGCGGAAACGGTCGAGCGGGGCTTCTCAGGGGGTCAGCGGGAGGCTTGACTGATCCGCCACCGGTGAAGAACCCCCGCGCAAGAGCGATGCGATTCCGGCGAGAACTGAAAGAGCGGCGGCGACGGCGAACACCACCGCCAGGCCGTGATGAAACGGCTCCGCGATGAGGTTCGGAAAGAACGATCTGCCGGTAACGAGCTGCTGATTTGCTTTCGGAAGCTTCGACAGCTCATGGCGCGCCGTCAGCAGATGCCGCAGCGGGTTCACGCCGAGCACCGCCGCGAACAGCGACGACACGGGTGGCACGGCGGCGATGTCATGCGCTAGGCCATGTGGCACCCCCTGCTGCTCCAGGCCACCGGTCAATGCCCTCGGCAGTCGGCTCGCGAGTCCAACGATCATGAGCGAGAAGAAAACGCCGATCGACAGTGCCGTCCCGGAGTTCTGGAAGGTCGAGCGCATGCCTGATGCCACCCCGCGCTGCCTCGCCGGGACGCTACCCATGATCGACGAGGAGTTCGGGGCGGCGAACATGCCGCTACCTATGCCGTTCGCCGCGATGAGCAGCGCAAACGCCCAGTAGGGGAAGTTCACCGGCAACACCATCAGGCCAATGAAGCTGCCACCGAATACCAACATCCCGGTGGAAGCGAAGCCGCGAGCGCCAAAGCGGTCCGAAAGCGTGCCGGCCACCGGACCCGAGATGAGGAGGCCAGCCGTGAGCGGCAGCAGGAAGATTCCGGCCCAAAGCGGTGTCCTGCTGTAGTCGTAGCCGTGCAGGGGGAGCCAGATCCCCTGCAGCCACACGATGAGCATGAACTGCAGCCCGCCCCGGGCGATGGACACCGCGAACCCCGCCGCGTTGGCGGCCGTGAAGGCTCTGATCCTGAAGAGGCCGAGCTGGAAAAGCGGGTCGGCGACCTTGTATTCGATCAGGACGAAAGCCGCCAACAACACCAAGCCGGCGATCAGTAGGCCGACGACTGCGGGATTCATCCAGCCCATGGCATGCCCCCGGTAGGGCTGGATGCCATCGGTAATGGCGATCAAGACTGCGCCCAAGCCTAACGCGAAGGTTATGTTCCCCCACCAGTCGATCCGGCCGCCAGCTCGGTGTCCGGTGTCGCGCAGCTTGCGATACGCCCAGAGCGTTCCGAAGATGCCGACCGGAACGTTCACCCAGAACACCGCCCGCCAGTCCAGGACGGCCAGCACCCCGCCCGCGACCAGCCCGACGAACTGGCCGGCGATCGCTGCTACCTGATTGGTGCCCAGCGCGAACCCGCGTTGATCGGAAGGAAATGCATCGGTCAAGATCGCAGCCGAGTTGGCGGTCAACATGGACCCTCCGACGGCCTGAAGCACCCGCCAACCGATCAGCCACAACGCCCCGTGGGCACCCTCGAACGGATCGAAGGAGAGCAGGACGGAGGCGACCGTGAACACCGCGAATCCCGCGTTGTAGATCCTGACCCGGCCCCACATGTCACCGAGGCGCCCCACGGTCACGACCAACACCGCCTGCACAAGCCGGTAACCCATGATCATCCATAACAGGTAGCTGACGTTGCCGGGCGCCAGCGGATCCAAGTGGATACCACGGAAGATCGCCGGCAGGGCGATGATCACGATGGATCCGTCGAGTGCGGACATGAAGACCGCAG harbors:
- a CDS encoding proton-conducting transporter membrane subunit, yielding MTSRTLVAELLIATPLCTAAAAALVPHRLLTRTAALGAELTGAFALALVGITLSHPMQAQVGHWVTVDAAAALLVGVIGLVGVASVLVSPSYLRTMTGSVEHLQRRERGYFCLLFAFWATALAVPLAGNLALAWLLVEGTTATSALLVGFSGKPRALEAGWKYLILTSLGLGIALLGVGLLAADVPRHGLAGLSWPELSRYSGTHQQALVAYLLVLAGLATKIGWAPVHNWLPDAHSEAPPPVSALLSGALLPAALLVAWRVEQALAPVLGREAAQRALIGFGMVSLAVAVPFLWQALAWKRLLAYSSLEHMGVIALGIGFGTPLALAGVAVHIVGHAVAKALGFYAAIPLLDHEPRSGGHAAVGIGRSAPPLGAAMGISLGSLAGLPPSPLFASELLILAGGVASGHALAAAIATVLLALGFLGLAHTLLEVVAGKSRRHNQARPAGLAPVVRLACVSVALLLGLLAVAFTLPSTAFISALMRGAA
- a CDS encoding NADH-quinone oxidoreductase subunit C; its protein translation is MTPPGDAYLDRIATAVADGEQFAGLYATSDRQMVRTVWIAADGTPRPESIAVVDGSVPSIVGLVPAAGWDEREAHDSYRIEFDGHQPLRPLIDHDAPLERWTVPIRGQGTYQVAVGPIHAGVIESGHFRFHVVGDRILHVDAQLFYKHRGLEKAAEGSSLPDGMAFVSRACAGCSVANALAYAHACEQVSGQRPTDELRRVRTILAELERVWNHLNDIAAVCAGVGLAAGNTTFAALTERARRLNATLTEHRFLFGAVHFGHSPLEWTSDTVQATATELAALCSAATRGWRELAFNTSFQDRLLDIGVLDPADASRLGVVGPAARAAGLADDVRTHADRLCYGGFLPVSPDRATGDVRSRFEQRGLELWQSFTILDQLLDRPVLPSRATGETDPQPIAVGIVESPRGRTTCAVEAVDGRVSRLHLRTGSYANWPAVTAAAAGNLLPDFPLINKSFELCYACVDR
- a CDS encoding oxidoreductase — its product is MITLLRDLRHLRHRLNLSRPHPGGSLAIRHCDAGSCNGCEHELTLTASPYYDLQRYGLNIVASPRHADVLLVTGAVTSRMHEALRTAYHAMPEPRRVAAVGECALGQDLLGTPAEIIGAVDTVIPVDLRIPGCPPTPEVIAEALFGLLAWRA
- a CDS encoding MFS transporter, with the translated sequence MRGSERQGKPHGPERGRGAAPGDGYKWLALSNTTAAVFMSALDGSIVIIALPAIFRGIHLDPLAPGNVSYLLWMIMGYRLVQAVLVVTVGRLGDMWGRVRIYNAGFAVFTVASVLLSFDPFEGAHGALWLIGWRVLQAVGGSMLTANSAAILTDAFPSDQRGFALGTNQVAAIAGQFVGLVAGGVLAVLDWRAVFWVNVPVGIFGTLWAYRKLRDTGHRAGGRIDWWGNITFALGLGAVLIAITDGIQPYRGHAMGWMNPAVVGLLIAGLVLLAAFVLIEYKVADPLFQLGLFRIRAFTAANAAGFAVSIARGGLQFMLIVWLQGIWLPLHGYDYSRTPLWAGIFLLPLTAGLLISGPVAGTLSDRFGARGFASTGMLVFGGSFIGLMVLPVNFPYWAFALLIAANGIGSGMFAAPNSSSIMGSVPARQRGVASGMRSTFQNSGTALSIGVFFSLMIVGLASRLPRALTGGLEQQGVPHGLAHDIAAVPPVSSLFAAVLGVNPLRHLLTARHELSKLPKANQQLVTGRSFFPNLIAEPFHHGLAVVFAVAAALSVLAGIASLLRGGSSPVADQSSLPLTP